In the genome of Telluria beijingensis, one region contains:
- a CDS encoding DEAD/DEAH box helicase: MSDTPIPSFSDLSISAPVLKALKDVGYETPSPIQAATIPLLLEGRDVLGQAQTGTGKTAAFALPILSRIDIKQTTPQALVLAPTRELAIQVAEAFQSYAAHIKGFHVLPIYGGQSYGPQLSSLRRGVHVVVGTPGRVIDHIEKGSLDLSQLTTLVLDEADEMLRMGFIDDVEHILQQTPEGRQTTLFSATMPPAIKRIAKTYLRDPAEVTVAAKTGTAENITQRYWLVSGMHKLDALTRILEAEPFDGMIIFARTKLGTEELATKLQARGFAATAINGDMAQQQRERTIEQLKNGKIDILVATDVAARGLDVERISHVINYDVPSDPESYTHRIGRTGRAGRSGDAILFITPRERGLLKAIERATRQPVAPLSLPTIKEVNEVRISRFKDQIRTTLAEGGLEVFRSLIEEIEREDNVPAIEIAAALAKLARGDEPLLLTKPDREARPEGVPSQREFGGGAERGFQERPPRGEWEDRPARPPREPGFKKERVAREPEPGMATFRIEVGYVHGAKPGNIVGAIANEANIPSKHIGRIEIYDDYSTLDLPDDMPKDLVDHLKTVWVAGRQLDITRDGETPATPAAKKPYAAKKGVERRLSEKPAPGKKPHRKGQA, translated from the coding sequence ATGTCCGACACCCCCATCCCATCGTTCTCCGACCTTTCCATCTCGGCGCCCGTCCTGAAAGCGCTGAAGGACGTCGGCTACGAAACGCCGTCGCCGATCCAGGCCGCCACCATTCCTTTGCTGCTGGAAGGGCGCGACGTGCTGGGACAGGCCCAGACCGGCACCGGCAAGACCGCCGCCTTCGCCCTGCCGATCCTGTCGCGCATCGACATCAAGCAGACCACCCCGCAGGCGCTGGTGCTGGCGCCCACGCGCGAGCTCGCGATCCAGGTGGCCGAAGCCTTCCAGAGCTATGCCGCCCACATCAAGGGCTTCCACGTGCTGCCGATCTACGGCGGCCAGAGCTACGGCCCGCAGCTGTCGAGCCTGCGCCGCGGCGTGCACGTCGTCGTCGGCACCCCGGGCCGGGTCATCGACCATATCGAAAAAGGTTCGCTCGACCTGTCGCAGCTGACCACGCTGGTGCTCGACGAAGCCGACGAAATGCTGCGCATGGGCTTCATCGACGACGTCGAACACATCCTGCAGCAGACCCCGGAAGGCCGCCAGACCACGCTGTTCTCGGCCACCATGCCGCCGGCGATCAAGCGCATCGCCAAGACCTATCTGCGCGATCCGGCCGAAGTGACCGTCGCGGCCAAGACCGGCACCGCCGAGAACATCACCCAGCGCTACTGGCTGGTGTCGGGCATGCACAAGCTCGACGCGCTGACCCGCATCCTCGAGGCCGAACCGTTCGATGGCATGATCATCTTCGCCCGCACCAAGCTGGGCACCGAGGAACTGGCGACCAAGCTGCAGGCGCGCGGCTTCGCCGCCACCGCCATCAACGGCGACATGGCCCAGCAACAGCGCGAGCGCACCATCGAGCAGCTCAAGAACGGCAAGATCGACATCCTGGTGGCGACCGACGTCGCCGCCCGCGGCCTGGACGTGGAGCGCATCAGCCACGTGATCAACTACGACGTGCCGTCCGATCCCGAGAGCTATACCCACCGCATCGGCCGCACCGGCCGCGCGGGCCGCAGCGGCGACGCGATCCTGTTCATCACCCCGCGCGAACGCGGCCTGCTGAAGGCGATCGAGCGCGCCACGCGCCAGCCGGTGGCGCCGCTGTCGCTGCCGACGATCAAGGAAGTCAACGAAGTGCGCATCAGCCGCTTCAAGGACCAGATCCGCACCACGCTGGCCGAAGGCGGGCTGGAAGTGTTCCGCTCGCTGATCGAAGAGATAGAGCGTGAAGACAACGTGCCGGCGATCGAGATCGCGGCTGCGCTGGCCAAGCTGGCGCGCGGCGACGAGCCGCTGCTGCTGACCAAGCCGGATCGCGAGGCGCGTCCGGAAGGCGTGCCGTCGCAGCGCGAGTTTGGCGGCGGCGCCGAGCGCGGCTTCCAGGAGCGTCCGCCGCGCGGCGAGTGGGAAGACCGTCCCGCGCGTCCGCCGCGCGAGCCGGGCTTCAAGAAAGAGCGCGTGGCGCGCGAGCCGGAGCCGGGCATGGCCACCTTCCGCATCGAAGTCGGCTATGTGCACGGCGCCAAGCCGGGCAATATCGTCGGCGCGATCGCCAACGAAGCCAATATCCCGTCGAAGCACATCGGCCGCATCGAGATCTATGACGACTATTCGACGCTGGACCTGCCGGACGACATGCCGAAGGACCTGGTCGACCACCTCAAGACCGTGTGGGTGGCAGGGCGCCAGCTCGATATCACGCGCGATGGCGAAACGCCGGCCACGCCCGCTGCGAAGAAACCGTACGCCGCCAAGAAGGGCGTCGAACGCCGCCTGAGCGAAAAGCCGGCGCCGGGCAAGAAGCCGCACCGCAAAGGGCAGGCGTAA
- a CDS encoding TonB-dependent receptor, with amino-acid sequence MKNIATKRAAFQLSPVAAGCAIFVTVLAGSAHAQTAATSEAATLNPDAPVTTVTVTGIRRAIEDAIAVKRESTGIVEAISSEDIGKLPDVSIAESLARLPGLSAQRVNGQAQSISIRGTSGDLSTALLNGREQVTTSSDRTVEYDQYPSELINAVTVYKTGDASVIGQGLSGTVDLQTIKPLSLRERTISVNVRGEKNSKGSISAGSPDTGSRISASYIDQFADRTIGVAIGYARQDKPNVHQQFETWDWVDDTNAVPGTTVKVPKGIKSMATTGDQVRDGLMGVLEWRPNRNFSSTFDVYHSRFDQEEIRRGIEIPLKDDGEVRFAPSSVVNGVAIAGTANNVNPVVRNNRMTRDDKLTAFGWNNRYTNGDWVGIVDISRSKADHKEQLIEINAGRAARQTLGYSYNGGTIPQLSLSGVYDDPSQIAIGGQFGEGYVNAPNMTDKMTSFRVSLERKFADGPFSSLEVGYNHSKREKEKEHLETGFSKIGAGTFAPGVINGSQGLYGLQNSLSWDIDAVLANNFGPFTPAILVPWGATKNWSIEEKVKTGYAKLNIDTELMSMPLRGNIGMQVIETDQSSTANTLRAWPFADLVPLTDGKKYTDYLPSVNLSWALPDQQFIRFGAGKTLARAKLNQLNAALEVGLTAQTTGTPWGNGGNAQLDPWRAKQVDLSYEKYFGNKGYVSAAGFYKDLSSYIYSVTVPRDFSEFNLQGALTNIGTMTQPMNGEGGNLKGLEFAASTPLDMIHPMLDGFGITANASFTASEISIVDQRFGSLAIPLPGLSKRVFNVTAYYEKDGFSARVSQRYRSDFVGEIGGIGGATELTYVKADKVVDLQLGYDFKQIEGLSVLFQVNNLTDTAFRSYAGTEDRPRGYSKYGRQMLLGLNYKL; translated from the coding sequence ATGAAAAACATCGCCACCAAGCGCGCCGCATTCCAGTTGAGCCCGGTTGCCGCCGGCTGCGCCATCTTCGTCACGGTTCTGGCCGGCAGCGCACACGCGCAAACCGCCGCCACCTCCGAAGCCGCCACCCTGAATCCCGACGCGCCCGTCACCACCGTGACCGTGACCGGCATCCGCCGCGCGATCGAGGACGCGATCGCCGTCAAGCGCGAATCGACCGGCATCGTCGAAGCGATCTCCTCGGAAGACATCGGCAAGCTGCCGGACGTGTCGATCGCCGAATCGCTGGCCCGCCTGCCGGGCCTGTCGGCCCAGCGCGTCAACGGCCAGGCCCAGTCGATCAGCATCCGCGGCACCTCGGGCGACCTGTCGACCGCGCTGCTGAACGGCCGCGAGCAGGTCACCACCAGCTCCGACCGTACCGTCGAATACGACCAGTACCCATCCGAACTGATCAATGCCGTCACCGTGTACAAGACCGGCGACGCCAGCGTGATCGGCCAGGGCCTGTCGGGCACGGTCGACCTGCAGACCATCAAGCCGCTGTCACTGCGCGAGCGCACCATCAGCGTCAACGTGCGCGGCGAAAAGAATTCGAAGGGCTCGATCAGCGCCGGTTCGCCGGACACCGGCAGCCGCATCAGCGCCTCCTACATCGACCAGTTCGCCGACCGCACCATCGGCGTGGCGATCGGCTATGCGCGCCAGGACAAACCGAACGTGCACCAGCAGTTCGAGACCTGGGACTGGGTGGACGACACTAATGCCGTGCCGGGCACGACCGTCAAGGTGCCGAAGGGCATCAAGTCGATGGCCACCACCGGCGACCAGGTGCGCGACGGCCTGATGGGCGTGCTGGAATGGCGTCCGAACCGCAACTTCAGCTCGACCTTCGACGTCTACCACTCGCGCTTCGACCAGGAAGAAATCCGCCGCGGCATCGAGATTCCACTGAAGGACGACGGCGAAGTGCGCTTCGCGCCGTCGAGCGTGGTCAATGGCGTCGCCATCGCCGGCACCGCCAACAACGTCAATCCGGTCGTGCGTAACAACCGCATGACGCGCGACGACAAGCTGACCGCCTTCGGCTGGAACAACCGCTACACCAATGGCGACTGGGTCGGTATCGTCGACATCAGCCGCTCGAAGGCCGACCACAAGGAACAGCTGATCGAGATCAACGCCGGCCGCGCCGCGCGCCAGACCCTGGGCTACAGCTACAACGGCGGCACCATCCCGCAACTGTCGCTGTCGGGCGTGTACGACGATCCGTCGCAGATCGCCATCGGCGGCCAGTTCGGCGAAGGTTATGTGAATGCCCCGAACATGACCGACAAGATGACGTCGTTCCGCGTCAGCCTCGAGCGCAAGTTCGCCGACGGTCCGTTCAGCAGCCTGGAAGTCGGCTACAACCACTCCAAGCGCGAAAAAGAGAAAGAGCACCTGGAAACCGGCTTCTCGAAGATCGGCGCCGGTACCTTCGCACCTGGCGTGATCAACGGTTCGCAAGGCCTGTATGGGCTGCAGAATTCGCTGAGCTGGGACATCGACGCCGTGCTGGCGAATAACTTCGGCCCGTTCACCCCGGCCATCCTGGTGCCATGGGGCGCGACCAAGAACTGGTCGATCGAAGAAAAGGTCAAGACCGGCTACGCCAAGCTGAACATCGACACGGAACTGATGTCGATGCCACTGCGCGGCAATATCGGCATGCAAGTGATCGAGACCGACCAGAGCTCGACCGCGAACACCCTGCGCGCCTGGCCGTTCGCCGACCTGGTCCCGCTGACCGACGGCAAGAAATACACCGACTACCTGCCGAGCGTGAACCTGTCCTGGGCCCTGCCTGACCAGCAATTCATCCGCTTCGGCGCCGGCAAGACCCTGGCGCGCGCCAAGCTGAACCAGCTGAACGCCGCCCTCGAAGTGGGCCTGACCGCGCAGACCACCGGCACCCCGTGGGGCAATGGCGGCAACGCCCAGCTCGATCCATGGCGCGCCAAGCAGGTCGACCTGTCGTACGAAAAATACTTCGGCAACAAGGGCTATGTCTCGGCTGCCGGCTTCTACAAGGACCTGTCCTCGTACATCTACAGCGTGACGGTGCCGCGTGACTTCTCCGAGTTTAACCTGCAGGGCGCGCTGACCAATATCGGCACCATGACCCAGCCGATGAACGGCGAAGGCGGCAACCTGAAAGGCCTGGAATTCGCGGCCTCGACCCCGCTCGACATGATCCACCCGATGCTCGACGGCTTCGGCATCACCGCCAACGCCTCGTTCACCGCCAGCGAAATCTCGATCGTCGACCAGCGCTTCGGCAGCCTCGCGATCCCGCTGCCGGGCCTGTCCAAGCGCGTGTTCAACGTCACCGCCTACTATGAAAAAGACGGTTTCTCGGCCCGCGTCAGCCAGCGTTACCGCAGCGATTTCGTGGGCGAGATCGGCGGCATCGGCGGCGCTACCGAGCTGACCTACGTGAAAGCTGATAAAGTGGTCGACCTGCAGCTGGGTTACGACTTCAAGCAGATCGAAGGCCTGTCGGTGCTGTTCCAGGTGAACAACCTGACCGATACCGCGTTCCGCAGCTACGCCGGCACCGAAGACCGTCCGCGCGGCTACAGCAAGTATGGCCGCCAGATGCTGCTCGGCCTGAACTACAAGCTGTAA
- a CDS encoding tryptophan halogenase family protein translates to MENQAIKDIVIVGGGTAGWMTAAALSSMLNGRYNIRLVESDEIGIVGVGEATIPMIQRFNRVVGIDENEFMRETMGTFKLGVEFVNWGKLGERYMHGFGRMGQDLATVPFEQYWHKMRALGKAAPLEEYSITRMAAKAGKFMPARTDVPNSPLGDIAYAYHFDASLYAKYLRKLSEQRGVTRIEGKITRAIQREPDGFIEAVELEGGQRVEGELFIDCSGFRGLLIEQTLETGYEDWHHWLPADRALAVPCESVPALTPFTRATAHKSGWQWRIPLQHRTGNGHVYCSRFISDDEATATLLSNLDGRALAEPRLIRFRTGMRKQAWNRNVVAMGLAGGFLEPIESTSIHLIQSAIARLVEFFPDRRFSDTDRIEFNRQSRFEYERVRDFIILHYHLNQRTDSAYWTECANMAIPDTLRQKMDLYRSRGKIVRVDNELFSEVGWLQVLEGQNMPVDGYHPLADTQSEADIADYMGSVRDVIRKCVDVMPTHDEYIAKHCAVRKG, encoded by the coding sequence ATGGAAAACCAGGCAATCAAGGACATCGTCATCGTGGGCGGCGGCACCGCGGGCTGGATGACGGCGGCGGCGCTTTCGAGCATGCTGAACGGCCGCTACAACATCCGGCTCGTCGAGTCGGACGAGATCGGCATCGTCGGCGTGGGCGAGGCGACCATCCCGATGATCCAGCGCTTCAACCGCGTGGTCGGGATCGACGAGAACGAATTCATGCGCGAGACGATGGGCACCTTCAAGCTGGGCGTCGAGTTCGTCAACTGGGGCAAGCTGGGCGAGCGCTACATGCACGGCTTCGGCCGCATGGGCCAGGACCTGGCCACGGTGCCGTTCGAACAGTACTGGCACAAGATGCGCGCGCTGGGCAAGGCCGCGCCGCTCGAGGAGTATTCGATCACGCGCATGGCGGCCAAGGCTGGCAAGTTCATGCCGGCCCGTACCGATGTACCGAATTCGCCGCTGGGCGACATCGCCTACGCCTACCACTTCGACGCCAGCCTGTATGCGAAATACCTGAGAAAACTGTCCGAACAGCGCGGCGTGACGCGCATCGAAGGCAAGATCACCCGCGCCATCCAGCGCGAGCCGGACGGGTTCATCGAGGCGGTCGAGCTGGAAGGCGGCCAGCGCGTCGAGGGCGAACTGTTCATCGACTGCTCGGGCTTCCGCGGCCTGCTGATCGAGCAAACCCTGGAGACCGGCTACGAAGACTGGCACCACTGGCTGCCGGCCGACCGCGCGCTGGCCGTGCCCTGCGAATCGGTGCCGGCGCTGACGCCGTTCACGCGCGCGACCGCGCACAAGTCGGGCTGGCAGTGGCGCATCCCGCTGCAGCACCGCACCGGCAACGGCCACGTCTACTGCAGCCGCTTCATCAGCGACGACGAGGCGACGGCGACCCTGCTGTCGAATCTCGACGGCCGCGCGCTGGCCGAACCGCGCCTGATCAGGTTCCGTACCGGCATGCGCAAGCAGGCCTGGAACCGCAACGTGGTCGCGATGGGCCTGGCCGGTGGTTTCCTGGAGCCGATCGAGTCGACCAGCATCCACCTGATCCAGTCAGCGATCGCGCGCCTGGTCGAATTTTTCCCGGACCGCCGTTTCAGCGATACCGACCGGATCGAATTCAACCGCCAGTCGCGCTTCGAGTACGAGCGCGTGCGCGACTTCATCATCCTGCACTACCACCTGAACCAGCGCACCGATTCGGCCTACTGGACCGAATGCGCCAATATGGCGATTCCCGATACCCTGCGCCAGAAGATGGACCTGTACCGCTCGCGCGGCAAGATCGTGCGGGTCGATAACGAGCTGTTTTCGGAAGTCGGCTGGTTGCAGGTATTGGAAGGGCAGAACATGCCGGTCGACGGCTACCACCCGCTGGCCGATACCCAGTCCGAGGCGGACATCGCCGACTATATGGGCAGCGTGCGCGATGTAATCCGCAAATGCGTGGATGTGATGCCAACGCATGACGAGTACATCGCCAAGCATTGCGCGGTGCGCAAAGGCTGA